In one Gadus morhua chromosome 7, gadMor3.0, whole genome shotgun sequence genomic region, the following are encoded:
- the pcolcea gene encoding procollagen C-endopeptidase enhancer a encodes MDRPGCMLMARSFLLYLSAAWLLAATRAQQSNFTRPVFQCGGDLVSDSGFVGSEDFPSYYKPNSKCTWRITVPEGNVVMLTFRVMDLEADSLCRYDYLDAYNGHSNMKQKLGRFCGTFRPGALISTSNTLMLDMVSDDGNQGRGFVAYFSGIAPTADEQQFCGGRITKAQGEITTPGWPMNKYPPGTSCSWLITVDPGMVIMVRFDKFLLEADTYCRFDYVAFFNGGERDNSRLIGKFCGDRAPEPLVSNGNVLLVQFVSDLSVTSDGFLASYTAVPHGTAVDSAPRLDRPVTRTTTTRAPTTTTTVKPRGPKPPRTRTRVTPGLIGAPRPGNGKRPVMGNPLCAKACKRDGTIKTSYCASEFVLTGKVTALTPGPRGSVHVSVTLIRTYKEGRLSVTEGAARTVKMVAQCRKCPVLRKGADYILMGGVDEDGRGTLSHGAFTALYKTPHGKLLTSLGKQPC; translated from the exons ATGGATCGTCCCGGGTGTATGTTGATGGCCCGCTCCTTCCTGCTGTACCTCAGCGCTGCATGGCTCCTGGCTGCGACCCGCGCCCAGCAGAGCAACTTCACCAG GCCGGTCTTCCAGTGCGGCGGTGACCTGGTGTCCGACTCCGGCTTCGTAGGCAGTGAGGACTTCCCCAGCTACTACAAACCCAACAGCAAGTGCACCTGGCGCATCACG GTCCCCGAAGGCAACGTGGTCATGCTGACGTTCCGTGTGATGGACCTGGAGGCGGACTCGCTCTGTCGCTATGACTACCTGGACGCGTACAACGGCCACTCCAACATGAAGCAGAAGCTGGGGCGCTTCTGTGGAACGTTCCGGCCCGGCGCGCTGATCTCCACCAGCAACACCCTGATGCTGGACATGGTCTCCGACGACGGGAACCAGGGCCGCGGCTTCGTGGCCTACTTCAGCGGCATCGCGCCCACCGCTGACG AGCAACAGTTCTGCGGGGGGAGGATCACCAAGGCCCAGGGAGAGATCACCACACCCGGCTGGCCCATGAACAAGTACCCACCAGGGACCAGCTGCTCCTGGCTCATCACCGTGGACCCGGGCATG gtcatCATGGTGAGGTTTGATAAGTTCCTGCTGGAGGCAGACACCTACTGCCGCTTCGACTACGTGGCCTTCTTCAAcggcggggagagagacaacTCCCGACTGATCGGGAAGTTCTGCGGCGACAGAGCGCCTGA gccgctGGTTTCCAACGGCAACGTGCTGCTGGTCCAGTTTGTGTCTGACCTCAGCGTGACCTCCGACGGCTTCTTGGCGAGCTACACCGCCGTCCCCCACGGCACCGCCGTCGACTCCGCCCCCAGGCTGGACCGGCCCGTTACcaggaccaccaccacccgcgcccccaccaccaccaccaccgtgaaGCCCAGGGGGCCGAAGCCCCCCCGGACCCGGACCAGGGTCACACCGGGCCTGATCGGAGCCCCCAGACCCGGGAATGGGAAGAGACCGG TGATGGGGAACCCGCTGTGTGCCAAGGCCTGCAAGAGGGACGGAACCATCAAGACCAGCTACTGCGCCAGCGAATTTG tgCTGACGGGTAAGGTCACGGCCCtgaccccggggccccgggggtccGTGCACGTGAGCGTGACCCTCATCAGGACCTACAAGGAGGGCCGACTGTCCGTCACCGAGGGCGCCGCCCGCACCGTCAAGATGGTGGCGCAGTGCAGGAAGTGCCCGGTGCTGAGGAAAG GGGCGGACTACATCCTGATGGGCGGGGTCGATGAGGACGGCCGTGGCACGCTGAGCCACGGGGCCTTCACCGCCCTCTACAAGACCCCCCACGGCAAGCTGCTGACCAGCCTGGGCAAGCAGCCCTGTTAA